DNA from Rhizobacter sp. J219:
GCCCCGCTGGTGGCGCGTGTCGCCGAGAAGATGGGCGGCCTCGACGGCCTGGTGCTCAACGTCGGCATCTCGCACGGCCTGCCGCTCGACCGCATCACACCCGAGACCTGGGACCGGGAATACGGCGTCAACGTGAAGAGCCACATGTTCTTCAGCCAGGCCGCGTTGCCGCTGATGAGCCCGGGCGGCTCGATCGTGCTGATGTCCTCGCTCGCCAGCCTGCGCAACGCAAGCCGCAACCCGACGTACGAATCGGCCAAGGCGGCGCAGGTGTCGCTCGCACGCGCCATCGCCGTCGCCGGCGAACCGAAAGGCATCCGCTGCAACGCGGTGCTGCCCGGCCTGATGGACACGCCGATGGGGCGCGACGCCAGCCGCCGCCGACCGAACCGCGCGCTGGCCGTGCCGTTCGGGCGCCAGGGCACCGGCTGGGAGGTGGCCTACGCGACGCTGTTCCTGATCTCACACGAGTCCAGCTACGTCAACGGGCACGCCTTGCTGGCCGATGGCGGCCTCTCCATCGGCGTCGTACGCTCACCGGGTTGACCCCCCAAGGAGCTTCGCATGAGCACGACCATGAAAGCCGCCGTCCAGGCCGGCGCCCAAGGCCTGCAGATCCAGACCGTCGACATCCCCGAGCCCGGCCCCGACGAACTGCTGGTCAAGGTACGCGCCTGCGGCCTCAACCGTGCCGACATCGGCATGGCCGCCGGCCACGCGCACGGTGCACGGGGCGGCCCCGGCACCCGGCTCGGCATGGAGTGGGCCGGCGAGGTGGTGCGCTGCGGTGCCAACGTGCGCGAGTTCAAGCCCGGCGACCGGGTGATGGGCTCGGGCCGCGGTGCCTTCGCCGAGTACGCCGTTTCCGACGTCGGCCGTGTGATCCCGATTCCGTCGCCGACGATGAGCTTCGAGCAGGCCGCCACGCTGCCGGTCGCGCTGCAGACCATGCACGACGCGATCGTCACCAACGGCCGCTTGCACAAGGGCGACGCGGTGCTGATCCAGGGCGCCTCCACCGGCGTCGGCCTGATGGGCCTGCAAATCGCCAAGCTGATGGGCGCGGGCCTCGTCGTCGGCAGCTCCACCACCCCGGCCCGCCGCGAGCGGCTGAAAGACTTCGGCGCCGACCTCGCCATCGACACCACCCGCGCCGACTGGCCCCAGCAGGTGCTCGACGCGACGGGCGGCCAGGGCGTGCACCTGATCGTCGACCAGCTGTCCGGCCCGCAGGCCAACCAGAACCTCAAGGCCGCGCGTGTGCTCGGCCGCATCGTCAACGTCGGGCGTCTGGCCAGCACGCGGGCCGAGTTCGACTTCGACCTGCATGCGCTCAAGCGCATCCACTACATCGGCGTCACGTTCCGCACCCGCTCGGTGGACGAGGTGCGAGAACTCAACCGCCGCATGCGCGCCGACCTCGACGGTGCGCTCGCCGCCGGCCGGCTCGCGCTGCCGATCGACAGGACCTTCCCCTTCGACGCCGCCGCGCAGGCCCTCGCCCACATGGCGAGCAACGCGCACTTCGGCAAGATCGTGCTCACGGTCTAGGGCCCGTTCACCCTTGGCACCCTAGGTCTTCTTCGGCGCCGGGCCGCACGAGCCCCGCTCGATGAAGTCGCCGACGAGCGTCACGCTGCGCGGCGCCCCGCTCTCGCCGCGCATGCGCGCGAGCAGCATGTCGGTCGCCGCGTCGGCGGCTCGGTCGAGGTCGATGCGCAGCGACGAGATCGCCGGCACGTGGCTCGCCGCGAAGTCGGGGTCGCCGAACGACACCACCGACACGTCGTCGGGGATGCGCAGGCGCTGCGCGCCGATCGCGTTGAGCGTGTCGTTGAGGATGCTCGTGCCCATCACCAACAGCGCGGTCGGCCGGTCGGTGCGGCGCAGCAGCAGGCTCACCGCCTCGAAGGCCGAACTGGTGGCCGAGGGCAGGTGCACGATGAATTCTTCGTTGACCTCCAGCTTCGCGGCCCGGTGGCCGACACGGTAGCCCTCGGTGCGGCGGCGGATCGGCCGGTTGGGCGACTGCGACAGCACCATCGCGATGCGCTTGTGGCCGAGCTGCGCCAGGTGCTGCACCACGCCCTTCACCCCCGGCACGTGGTCGAAGAGCACGCTGTCGTTGGGCGAATCCATGTCGCGGTCGAGGATCACGGTGGGCACCGGCAGGCTGCGCACCGCGGCGAGCACCTCGCGGTCGCGCTCGTTGCCGGGCGCAATCAGCAGGCCGTCCATGCCGCGGCTGACGAAGGTGGAGAGGATCTCCACCTCGCGCTCGGCCTGGTTGAGGCTGTTGGCCAGCAGCATCATGTAGCCGTGCGGGTGCAGGCGTTCTTCGAGCCCGCGGTAGAGCTTGGCGTAGAGCGGGTTGGCCACGTCGGTCAGCAGGCAGCCCACCGTGCGCGAGCTGCGCAGGCGCAGCGACTGCGCCGCGTGGTTGGGCCGGTAGCCGAGCTGGGCGATGGCGCGCTCGACCTTCTCGCGCGTGGCCTCGCTCACATTGGCCACCTTGTTGATGACGCGCGAGGCGCTGCCGAGCGACACGCCGGCCAGTTCGGCCACGTCGCGGATGCTGATCGTCTTCGGCTTGTGCGTGCGTGGCATCGGGTCCTGTGCGGGCGATTGAGATCAAGAGCGAAGCGCGAGAATTGTAGGGAGCATGCCGCGCCGCCCCCGTGCCCACCATTACCACGTCTACGTCGTCGAACTCGACGACCGCGTGTGGAACCACGCGCGCTTTCGCGCCGCCAACCCCGCCTACCAGCTCGGCAAGCCATTCGTCTACGTCGGCATGACCGGCCTCGACCCCGACATCCGTTTCGACAAGCACAAGGCCGGCATCCAGGCCAACCGCTACGTGCAGGAGCACGGGCTGCGCCTCTTGCCGCAGGTCTACGAGGTCTACAACCCGATGCCCTACGAGGGCGCGAAGGAGATGGAGGTGGAGCTGGCGATCGGGTTGCGCGAGAAGGGCTGGGGGGTGTGGCAGGCCTGAGCCGCAGCCATCGGGCCTGGCCCTGCAGGTGTTTTGGACGCGCCGTATATTCCAGCCCCACTTGCAACCCGGAGAGAGCGCATGAGCACACGCGGCAGCATGATCCAGATGACGATGAGCGATGGCGCCTCGATCGGTGTCTACCAGGTGCAGCCGAAGGGGCAGCGCCGCGGCGGCTTGGTGCTGATCCAGGAGATCTTCGGCGTCACCGAGCACATCAAGGAGCAGGCTGACCGCTTCGCCGACCAGGGTTTCGAGGTGCTGGCCCCGGCCATCTACGACCGCGAGGCACCGGGCTTCCAGGCCAGCTACTCCGATGAAGACCGCGCCAAGGCGATCAAGGTGGCGCGCGAGCTGCACCCGTTCAAGCTGAGCGTGGACGACACGCAGACCTGCATCGACGCGCTCGGCAAGCGCGGCAAGGTCTTCATCACCGGCTACTGCTACGGCGGCTCGGTGACGTGGGCCGCGGCCTGTCGCTGCACCGGCCTCGCGGCGGCCTCGGGCTACTACGGCAGCCTCGTGCCGCAGTTCGCGAACGAGCAGCCCAAGTGCCCGACCATCCTGCACTTCGGCAAGCACGACGCGGGCATCCCGATGGAAGGCGTGCAGAAGGTGATCGACGCCCACCCCGAGGTGCCGGTCTACCTCTATGACGCCGGCCACGGCTTCAACTCCGACCGCCGCAAGGATTACGACCCCGAGAGCGCCCGCCTCGCCTTCGAGCGCACCCTCGCCCTCTTCCAATCCGCCACCTGAGGACGCCAACGATGGCCTTTGCGGACAACCTGAAGAACCTGCCGCCGGTGAGCCACCTGGCCGGCCTGCAACTGCTCGACGACCAGGGCGCCACCGTCGCCACGCTCGACAACAAGCCCGGCTCCGCCGGCTCGGTGGCGGTCTACCACGCGCTCGCGCAGCGCTTCGGCGCGATCACCGTCGAGGCCGCGCACGAAGGCCTGTCGCTGTACGCCGAGCACACCGCCGACGCACGCGCCCACCCCGGCAAGCACCCCAACATCGACCGCCTGCTGCAGCTGGTCGAGCGCGGCGGGCGGCTGTCGGTCAAGCTGGTGCCGGCGGCTTGACCTAACACAGCTTCGATCAACCCGCTGGCCTGCGGACCGCGCCAAGCTCTGCTACCTTCCGCTCCCCCAGAGGATTGAGGAGACCCGCGCATGAGCCAGCTTCAAGAGCGCCTGCGTGCTTTGCCGACCCGCGTGCTGACCGGCATGCGCCGCGGCATCGAGAAAGAAAGCCTGCGTGCACGCCCCGACGCCGGCCTCGCCCTCACGCCGCACCCGGCCGCACTCGGCTCGGCCCTCACCCACCCCCACATCACCACCGACTTCAGCGAGTCGCAGCTGGAGCTTGTGACCGGCGCGCACGCGAGCATCGAAGCCTGCCTTGACGAGCTGACGCAGATCCACCAGGCCGTCTACCGCGTGCTGCAGGCCGCGGGCGACGAGCTGCTGTGGGTGTCGAGCATGCCTTGCGAGCTGCCGGCCGACGAGACCATCCCGATCGGGCGTTACGGCAACTCCAACGTGGGCCGCGCCAAGAGCGTCTACCGCATGGGCCTCGGCCACCGCTACGGCCGGCGCATGCAGACGATCTCGGGCATCCACTACAACTGGTCGCTGCCGGGCGTGACCGACGAGGGCTACTTCTCGCTCATCCGCAACTTCCGCCGCCATTCGTTCCTCTTGCTGTACCTCTTCGGCGCCTCGCCCGCGGTCGGGTCGAGCTTCGTCGAAGGCCGCCCGCACGAGCTGCAGCAGCTGTCGGAGCGCACGCTCTACATGCCGCACGGCACCTCGCTGCGCATGGGGCGGCTTGGCTACCAGAGCGACGCGCAGGCAAGCCTGAAGGTGAGCTACAACGGGCTGGCGAGCTACGGCGCCTCACTGCAGGACGCCCTCACCCGGCCCTACCCCGCCTACGCCGCCATCGGCGTGCAGAACCCGGGCGGCGAGTACAACCAGCTCGCCACCTCGCTGCTGCAGATCGAGAACGAGTTCTACGGCACCATCCGCCCGAAGCGGGTGATCTTCCCCGGCGAGCGCCCGCTGCATGCGCTGCGCGAGCGCGGCGTCGAGTACGTCGAAGTCCGCCTGATGGACCTCAACCCCTTCGTGCCCATCGGCATCACCGCCGAGACGGTGCGCTTTCTCGACGTCTTCCTGCTGCACTGCCTGCTGAGCCCGAGCCCTCCCGACACGCCCGACGAGATCGCAGCGCTCGGGCGCAATCAGCACCGCACCGCGGCACGCGGGCGCGAGCCCGG
Protein-coding regions in this window:
- the gshA gene encoding glutamate--cysteine ligase: MSQLQERLRALPTRVLTGMRRGIEKESLRARPDAGLALTPHPAALGSALTHPHITTDFSESQLELVTGAHASIEACLDELTQIHQAVYRVLQAAGDELLWVSSMPCELPADETIPIGRYGNSNVGRAKSVYRMGLGHRYGRRMQTISGIHYNWSLPGVTDEGYFSLIRNFRRHSFLLLYLFGASPAVGSSFVEGRPHELQQLSERTLYMPHGTSLRMGRLGYQSDAQASLKVSYNGLASYGASLQDALTRPYPAYAAIGVQNPGGEYNQLATSLLQIENEFYGTIRPKRVIFPGERPLHALRERGVEYVEVRLMDLNPFVPIGITAETVRFLDVFLLHCLLSPSPPDTPDEIAALGRNQHRTAARGREPGLTLERGTQEVGLVDWGLQIVDECRPIAAALDAAHGGELHQAALVAARELLADASLTPSARVLNAMAQDFQHSFSAFTLAQSRQTQQGLLALPHAAEHDARYAQLAQASVEEQRRVEASDTLPFEIYRQQYLSPQRLGL
- a CDS encoding LacI family DNA-binding transcriptional regulator, translated to MPRTHKPKTISIRDVAELAGVSLGSASRVINKVANVSEATREKVERAIAQLGYRPNHAAQSLRLRSSRTVGCLLTDVANPLYAKLYRGLEERLHPHGYMMLLANSLNQAEREVEILSTFVSRGMDGLLIAPGNERDREVLAAVRSLPVPTVILDRDMDSPNDSVLFDHVPGVKGVVQHLAQLGHKRIAMVLSQSPNRPIRRRTEGYRVGHRAAKLEVNEEFIVHLPSATSSAFEAVSLLLRRTDRPTALLVMGTSILNDTLNAIGAQRLRIPDDVSVVSFGDPDFAASHVPAISSLRIDLDRAADAATDMLLARMRGESGAPRSVTLVGDFIERGSCGPAPKKT
- a CDS encoding zinc-binding dehydrogenase, which codes for MSTTMKAAVQAGAQGLQIQTVDIPEPGPDELLVKVRACGLNRADIGMAAGHAHGARGGPGTRLGMEWAGEVVRCGANVREFKPGDRVMGSGRGAFAEYAVSDVGRVIPIPSPTMSFEQAATLPVALQTMHDAIVTNGRLHKGDAVLIQGASTGVGLMGLQIAKLMGAGLVVGSSTTPARRERLKDFGADLAIDTTRADWPQQVLDATGGQGVHLIVDQLSGPQANQNLKAARVLGRIVNVGRLASTRAEFDFDLHALKRIHYIGVTFRTRSVDEVRELNRRMRADLDGALAAGRLALPIDRTFPFDAAAQALAHMASNAHFGKIVLTV
- a CDS encoding SDR family NAD(P)-dependent oxidoreductase, with amino-acid sequence MNLAPTELDPSRALHPETLGHAPGRGRLQGRRVLVVGAGQRVIPEEDPPIGNGRAISVLFAREGAQVACVDVKADAAQATVDQITAEGGKAFAEIADVLDVANIAPLVARVAEKMGGLDGLVLNVGISHGLPLDRITPETWDREYGVNVKSHMFFSQAALPLMSPGGSIVLMSSLASLRNASRNPTYESAKAAQVSLARAIAVAGEPKGIRCNAVLPGLMDTPMGRDASRRRPNRALAVPFGRQGTGWEVAYATLFLISHESSYVNGHALLADGGLSIGVVRSPG
- a CDS encoding DUF2322 family protein — protein: MAFADNLKNLPPVSHLAGLQLLDDQGATVATLDNKPGSAGSVAVYHALAQRFGAITVEAAHEGLSLYAEHTADARAHPGKHPNIDRLLQLVERGGRLSVKLVPAA
- a CDS encoding dienelactone hydrolase family protein; translated protein: MSTRGSMIQMTMSDGASIGVYQVQPKGQRRGGLVLIQEIFGVTEHIKEQADRFADQGFEVLAPAIYDREAPGFQASYSDEDRAKAIKVARELHPFKLSVDDTQTCIDALGKRGKVFITGYCYGGSVTWAAACRCTGLAAASGYYGSLVPQFANEQPKCPTILHFGKHDAGIPMEGVQKVIDAHPEVPVYLYDAGHGFNSDRRKDYDPESARLAFERTLALFQSAT